The nucleotide window TTGCGAACGCGGCGGATTTTTTCGAATCCGGATCGAAGCACGGGAGCACCTGAGTCGTGAACCCGGTATCGAGTCCGTCGCTGCCGTAGAAGGAAACCAGCAATCCCGAGCGGGTCTTGGCTTCGGCTGCGAGCTTGTCGACAAGAGAGAGCAGGCGATCCGCATCGAGGGTCGTGCCGGGAGGAATCCCGAGCGATGTCAATGTCTCCGAGGCTTTGGCCGCTGCTGGATTCCGAGGGCCGTCTTCTGGCGGAAGCACGCGCTTGCGTGACGCGATCATGCTGGCCGGGATCATGTCCTTGTTCGCCGGATCGGTGCGCCAGGCCTTGAAGGCGAGCTTTTCCGCAAGGCTCCAGCCTTTGACGAGTGCTGGAATATCCTCGGGCTTGGCCGCCTTGGCTTGTCCGACCAGGTCATTCATGCGTGCTGCGGAAACCTGGGTGGCGTTCGGAAAGGGACCGGGTTCCTTGCCTTCGACACGTTCCAACGCACGCGCCACCATCACCGCGTCCGTCGCGGCACTGTCGAGCCTGTAGCTTTCGAAATAGGTGGCTTGGAATTCCTCTCCCTGGAGCATGCGTTCCATGGTGGTGGCGGCCACATTGCGGAGGGTCCCCCCGTCGGGTAACGTGGAGTCGTTCGCGAGCAACGTTTTCCAGTAGGGGATATGGGCGGGGGGAAGCGGCTTTGGTGCGTCCGGTTTTTCTTCCTGCTCCGGGTGGTCGGACGTCAAGAGCATCTGGAGGAAGGCGGAGCTCGTCTCAGCGCGTTTGGAGGATGCGGCGGCTTCCAGATAAAGGGCGATGAACTCTGCGGGTGAGGATTTGGCCAAAGCTTCCCCTACCGTGCGGATCTGCTGCGCATCGGTTTTTTCCGCCTTCGCCAGATCAAGCACCAGCTTGCGCGGGGATTCGCCGCCCACGAGGATCGAGAGCTTGCGGAGGAATTTGTCCAAGCCCCCGTCCCTCCGGATCTGATAACCGTTGCGGATGCGATCCAGGTCCACGCCTTCCGCCTGCGATTTCAGAGCCGTGGAGAAGCGGGAGAAGAACTCCTTCGCCTCCGCCTTATGAAGGGTGAGATAAGTGGTGACGGCGTCCAGCGAGGACAAGGCCTGATTGTCCGCGAGGACCTGTGCTTCAAAGGCCGTGCGGGCGGTCTTGTCGGGCATGGTGGCGAGCACATCCAGAGCAATAAACTTCTGCTGTTCACTCCCATCCGCGAGAAACACCTGGATCAGTTCCAGCCGCGATTTGTTGCGATTGGTTTTCCAGAATTCCAGCGCGGCTTGCGCCAGCGTGTCCGCCTCGCGTGTCTCGTTGCCGGTACCCGGCAAGGTGGATTCGATGAGCTGGCAGGCAAGCTCCCCGCGGGTGAGAGGCCGGTCCATATCCCGATAGGCCTTCACCGCCCGCTCGGCTGGTGATTCGCTGCTGGAGAAATAACGGCTGCCGCCGCCCCTGTTGTTGCGCGAGTAGGTCAGCGTGTCATCCGCCGCGACCGCGGCAAGGGCGGGCAGGGCATCCATGTTCAAGCGCTTCAGTTGATCCCAGGGATTCGTCGCATCGGCTGCGGGAGGATTCTGGATCAGCCACAGGGCCGCGGTGCTGCGGCTGCCGCCGGATTGCGTCATCATCTCGATGAGTTGCTGGCGGTAGCGGGGGTTCTTCAGATAGGAGGGATCAATCTGATTTTCCCGTGCAAAGGCATTGAGAGCTTCGTCATCAATGGTGGCCTTCCCTACTTGCAAGGTGGCTTCAAGGGCGGCGAGCGCCTCCGGTTTCAAGGGGATGCCGCGCAGTTCGGGTTTTGGTGCCGGCTGGTTGGCGGCACGTTTCGCCACCACCGGTTGCAGCATCTGCGCTGCCAGCAGATGATCCCAACCACGGGAATAGCGGGCAATGAGGCTCTTGAGATCGCGGTCGTAAGCGGTCCAATCATGCGAGGTGAAGAACGCTTCCGTGACCCGGTTGAGATCGCGTGCGGCAAGCTGGTTCACTGCCGTATCAATCACCGTTTCCGGAGAGGCCCCGAGTGAGAACACCGCTGTGGCGAGGCGATTGGCTTCCTCGGGATGGCCGGTTTGATGGAGCTGGGCGGCGAAAATGAGCAGCTTGCCCAGCGAGTCCGCGCGGTATTCGATATTCTCGCGAAGCTTCTCACTTTTTCCAGCGTTGTTCAGGTTTGCAATGAGCTTCGTGGCATCCGCGATCAGGTCGCCGGCCTTGCCTTTCTTCTTCGAGCCGCCGCCGAAGAGATTTCCTAACAGTCCGCCACCACCACTGCCGCCCGTATCGGCTGGTTCGGAGAGATCGACGGCACCCATGCCGAGAAAGGTGGCTTTTCCTTCCACCTGCATCTTCCAGCCACCGCCCTTGAGCCCTTCCAGGACCTCGCGCAGCTCGTAGTCGTCTCCGTTTTCATTGGCGGATGCGGTGATCCATTCCGCGTCTTTCAACGGCGGCAAGCCGAGCGAGATGAGTTGCTGGAAGCCGGTGGAAAAGTCCGGTGCCTTGGCTGCGGCGGGAGCCGGTTCCTGCCCCCCAGCCATGAGGGGGGAGCCAAGCATCAAACCGAATGCCACATGCCGGAACATCCATGGAAAACTGAACGAACGAGCGCCTTCGTGGAAGGAGGATTTGATGAAAAGGATGTGAAGATTCCAAAAAGAAACACGGCGGCATGAGACATGCCGCCGTGTTGGAATATCAAAGGTGACGAACCGATATCAGGCGATGATGCCGAGCGGCTTGGTGGTCTTCCAATTGCCGCGGGTGAAGTCCGGGAACGCCTGCGACGAGCCGTCCTCGGCGACCGACTTCTCGCTGAGCGGACCGACAGCGGACCAATAGGCACCTTCGTAGACGTTCTGGTCGAGAGCTTCGCCTTTGCGGAGGCACTCGATGATGCGGTAGAGCATCAGGAAGTCCATGCCACCGTGGCCGCCCATCTTCTTGCCGAGCTCGCCCATGCGCTTGAAGTAGGGGTGCTCGTACTTGGAGGCGATTTCCTCCCAGAACTGCGCGCCCTCGACAGGCTTGCCGTCCTTGTCCTCAAGGTCCTGCGCCCACTCGTGGTAGGTCTTGGTCACGCCCTCGATGGCCATGCGGTTCGGGAACCCGGCGAGGGTGCCCTTGGTGCCTTGGATGAGGTTGTGGCGGGAATACGGACGCGGGGAGGTTTCATCCCACTGCACCATGATGGTGCGGCCGAGTGCGGTCTTGATGATGGAGGTGTTGATGTCGCCACCTTCGAACTTGAGGTTCTTGAACTCCGGGTTGGAGAGCTTGGTGGACTTCTGCGCGTAGAGCGCGCGGCCCTTGGCGGGAGAGGAGAAGGAAACGAGACGGCCGAAATTGTCTTCGCCGCGGGCCAGGTTCATGTACTGGGCCACCGGGCCGAGACCGTGGGTCGGGTAGAGGTTGCCGTTGCGCTTGGCATACTGGAAAGTGCGCCAGGAACCGGTGGAGTCACCGCCTTCCATCTGGCCGCGAAGCTCGTGGATGTAGGCGGCCTCGCCATGGAGAAGCTCGCCGATCACGCCCTGGCGGACCATGTTGAGGTAGATGAGTTCCTCGCGACCGTAGTTGACGTTCTCCATCATCATGCAGTGGCGGCCGGTCTGCTCGGAGGTGTCGATGATGTCCCAGAGGTCCTTGAGGGTGTAGGCCATCGGCACTTCCGTGAAGGCGTGCGCGCCGGACTTCATGGCCTCGATACACATCGGCGCATGGTGGTCCCACGGGGTGGCGATGAAGACGGCGTCCGGACGGGTCTCGGTGAGCATGCGCTTCCAGTCGTCCTCGTTCTTGCCGTAGAGCTTCGGCGAGTGGCCCTTGGCCTTCACCTTGACTTCGGCCTTCTTGACCTGGTCTTCGCGGAGATCGCAGATGCCGACGAAGTCCACGCCCTCGATGGTGGCGAGCTGGCTGGCGTGACCGGAACCACGGGCGCCGACGCCGATGATGGCGACCTTGACCTTGTCGAGCTTCGGAGCGGCGAAATCACCCATGTATTTCGCGCCGCTGCGGCGGGAAGGGGCGTTGGCGGAGTCAGCCGCAGCCACAAGGGTGGGAAGGGCGGCGAAGCTGGCGGAAATGCCGCCGAGGAACTTGAGGAAGCCCCGGCGCTGGGTGGTATTCATTTCGGATGGGTTCATAAAATGGAATCAGATGCTGTACAAACGGAACGACGGACGAACGGGTTCTAGTGGCCGTTCCTTTCACTGGCAACAAGGGAAGTTGCGCGGGAGCACGGGAAAATCCGTAGCATGCTCCGGGGTGAAAGCCCGTCCTGCAAGGAGGCAAATCAGGCGTGAGAGGCCCCGGCCGGTTCGGGAGTCCGCCATTGTTCCAAGCAGCGGGAGATGGCGAGCATGGCACCGATCGCCTGATAGCGGCTGGAGGTGGCGGCACCGGGGCTTTCAGCCGTCAGGCGGGTGGCCAAGGCGTCCAATTCCAGAAATGGAAGCGGCTGGCTATCAGGGATTTCCCCGCCCAGCAGGCGCAGCGCGTCCTGCACGATGGGGCGCTCGCTGCTATTGAGCGAATCCGCTCCCAGAAGTCCCCGCAGGCGGAGGATCTCCAGTCCCATGTCCAGTCCCAGCAGGCAGTGGCGCAGGCCGTCACCACAGGCCTTCGATCCGGCACTGGCGAGGCCGGACTGATAGAGCCGGTCGTAGAGGGTGGCCTCCCATTTGTGGCGGTGGGGTTGCCAGCGGCCTTGGGCGAGGCGGCGGGTGTCAGCAAGAATGGACGTCGCCAACCGTGCTCCTCGGCGTGCCTCGCGATCCGCAGTCCAGGCGAAGGCCGCATAGGCGATCCCGAGGCCGGCCAGCAGGTCGAGACCGGAAAACAAGGCCGCGACCGCACCTGTGGCCGCTGCGGAGGGACCGAGCATGAGCTGGGAGACGTTCGCATTGTAGTCCATGCCGGGTTGGACGTTGTTCGCGAGAGCGATGGCCCCGAGGAAAGTCAGCGCGATGACCACTCCGAGCGTGGTGCTGAATCCGGCGGTGGCGGAAAACGGCAGTGCTTTCCAGAGGATGAAGGTGATGGCCGCCGCGCTCACGCCAATGGAGAAGCGCCGCATGCCCGCCGTGGGCAGCGGATGGTTGCCGAAGATGGAGGTGGCGAGGGCGGTGAAGATGAAGGCGACCGCTCCTCCGTGCCAGCCCAGCCCGATCCAAAGTCCACCGGTGACGAGGCAGGCGAGAAGTGTCCGCCAACCGGTGCTGAAGGCCTTCGCCCAATCGCGGTGGAAGACCAGCGGCGGAGCGGAATGACGGGTCTTCGGTCCCGTCCGGATCACGTCCAATTCGGCGGCGATGCGGTCGAGGCCGTCCGCTATTTCCTCAAGCCGGTCCCGCTTCCACGCGGTTTCCACGGCATGCGCGGGATCATCCGCCACGGCATCGGTCGGCATCAGGTGGCGGAAGGCGATGGCCTGGCCACTGGGGATGTCGTCCTTGCCGATGAGTTCGGCGGCGGCCCGCAGCAGCCGCACGGCTTTCCCGCGGCGTTCCAGATCGGCCGGGGCATTGAGGCGCTCGACCGCACGGGTGGAGGACACCAGTGCGAGGACGGCGGAGACCAGGCGCCGGATCGCACCGAGGCGCTGGCGGATGGCGGAGGATTCGATGGCGGCGTTTTCGCAGAAGGAATTCAGATCCGCGATCTGGGCGAGTAGCCCGTGATTGTAGGCGAGGGGCTCCGGGCTGGTTTTTTCGAGCACCTTGGCGGACCACGCGACGCCCTGCTTGGCGAGGGCGCGGGCTTCGATCTCAACGTCGCGGGGCTGGATTCGCTTTGAAAACAACAGCGTGACGACGGCGGAGGCGGCGATGCCCAGCAGCACGCAGACCACGCGTTCCTTTGCGATTTCCTGGATCGAGCCGAGGTGGCCATACACCAGCACCGCCACGATGGGAGCGGTGAATCCGGCGAGCTGGGCGACATAGGCCTGGTAGTTCCGGAACAGGTTCGCCGTGCCCGCGCACAGCGCTACCCACGCCGACATCAGCAGCATGAACAGCAGCGGCTGGCTCTCCAGCGGCAGCATCAGGAAGGCCATGCCCGCGCCGATCAGGGTGCCGAGCACCCGGTAGAGCGATTTCGTGAGCACCATGCTGCGGCGAGGCAGGGCCAGCACCCACACGGTGATGGGGGCCCATGCGATCTCCTTGTAGCCCAGCGCAAGAACAGCGCCGAGAGCCAGCACGGAGGCGGCGACCGCCCGCGAGGCGAAGGCAATGGAACGCCGCGACGGTTGGAATGGAACCAGTACCCGCGAAAGGGTCTTCCATGCCACCGGCGAAGCTTTGCCTCCGATCATGCGGAGACAGTTTCCACGGGAATCGCTTGCGGCGCAATGCCCTTGCTCACTTCACCTCATACTCCGCATGGACGATCGTGATGATGTCCTTGTCACGGGAGGTGGTGTCGTTGTTGCCCTCGTTCGAGGTCTCCGTGGAGTTCGCGGCATTGATGTTGATGATGCCCATGTCCGCGTAAACCAGCTTGCCCACTCCGGTATTGCCGGCGGAGCTGAGGATGTTCTCGGCACGGGCGCGGGCGTCCTTCGCGGCTTCCGCGAGCATCTCCAGCTTCAGCTCACCGAGGCGGGTATAGTAGTAATTGGGATCGTGCGAGGTGACGTCGACCCCTTGCTCGAGCAGAGTGGTGATTTCCCGGGACGCTTTTTCGATCTGCGGGATGTTGGTGGAGCTGATGGTGACCACCTGCTTGGCCTTGAAGCCCTTCGACTCCTTGCGTTCCGACCGCAGTGGCACGTTGGTCCCGGGCAGGACCTTGTCCTCCTTGATGATGTCGAATTCCTCGGTGATGGAGGCGGATTCGGTCTGGATTTCCTCCGCCTTCACGCCCTGGGCCTTGAGGAAGGCGACGACTTTTTCGGTGCCGCCTTTCAGAGCGACATACGCGGCGGTGCGGTCGGCACCCTGCGCCTCCACCAAGGCCGACCATTGGATCAAATCGGAGACGATCCGCTTTCGGGCGGAGCCGGTGATGCGGATGTTGTTCTTCTCCGGCTTTTTCCGCACCTCCTTCCAGGTGCCGGCGGCGATGAAGGTGGAACCCGCCAGCCCGAGGGCGATGGCGACCGCGCTCAGGAAAGGGAGGGACACTTGGCGGACCGATTTCACGGGTGCGGATTCGCTGCTCATGGCATGTGGGAGATGGGTATCCCTGATACGAGGAGGCCGGGGGACCTTCTATCGGATACCTCGTTGTCCGGCGAGTGGAATCGAGCGCTTCGGGCTTGAGAAAAGAGGCCGGCGCGTTTACCCCGTCCGGTCCGTGGCGGTTTCCCATCCAGCCTTGAACTACCCGGCGGCGCTGCCGGTGGTCGCGCACCGCGATGAGATCGTGGCGGCCATCCGTGCCCATCCGGTGGTGGTGGTGGTGAGCGACACCGGCTCCGGCAAGACCACGCAGCTTCCGAAGATGGTGGTGGAGGCGCTCGGCGAGGATCCGCGGCGGATCGGCTGCACCCAGCCGCGGCGGCTGGCGGCGGCCAGCGTGGCGCGGCGCGTGGCGGAGGAATTGCAGACGCCGCTCGGGGGATTCGTTGGCTATCAGGTCCGCTTCGAGGAAAAGATTTCCCGCGAGACCCGGATCAAGTTCATGACGGACGGTATCCTGCTCGCGGAGACGCAGGGTGATCGCTCGCTGAAGCAATACGGCGCGCTGATCCTCGATGAAGCGCACGAGCGCTCGCTCAACATCGATTTCCTCCTCGGCTATCTCAAGGGACTGCTGGAGACGCGGAAGGATCTGAAGCTGGTGATTTCCTCCGCGACGCTGGATGCGGGATCGTTCTCGGAGTTCTTCGGCGGCTGCCCGGTGATCGAGGCTCCGGGCCGGACCTTCCCGGTGGAGGAGTTCAGCCTGCCGGGGGATGAGGACGAGGAGTTGTCCAGCCATGTCGTGCGCGGGGTGGAGTGGCTCAACGGCATCGATCCGCGCGGCGATGTGCTGGTGTTCCTGCCCGGCGAGCGCGAGATCCGCGAATGCGCGGATGCCTTGTCCGGCCAGCGGTATCCGAACACGGAGATCCTGCCGCTGTTCGCGCGGCTCGGGCTGGCGGACCAGCAGAAGGTTTTCAATCCCGGCCGCCAGCGGCGGATCATCCTCGCTACCAACGTCGCGGAAACCTCGCTGACGATTCCGGGCATCGTGTGCGTGATCGACTCCGGTCTCGCGCGCATCAGCCGCTGGAGCCCGGGGCGCGGCGTGCAGCGCCTCCAGATCGAACCGGTCAGCCAAGCCAGCGCGCGCCAGCGCAAGGGCCGCTGCGGCCGCGTGCGCGAGGGTATCTGCGTGCGGCTCTACGATGATTCCGATCTGGCGGACCGCCCGGAGTTCAATGATCCGGAAATCCGCCGCAGTTCGCTGGCAGGCGTGATCCTGCGGATGAAATCGCTGGGGCTGCCACCGATCGAGGAGTTCCCGTTCCTCGATCCGCCCGCGCCGAAGGCGATCTCCGAGGGTTATCGTACTTTGCGGGAGGTTGGCGCGCTGGACGACGACAAGGAACTTACCGAGGCGGGACGGCAGATGGCCCGCCTGCCGGTCGATCCGCGTCTGGGCCGCATGCTGTTGGAAGCCCGTGAGGAAAACTGCCTCGCGGAAATCCTGCCGATCGTTTCCGGGCTGGAATCAAACGATCCACGCGAACGCCCGCCCGAGAAAGCCAAGGAAGCCGATCAGGCGCACGCACGCTGGAAGGATCACCAGAGCGACTTCATCGGCATGCTGCGGCTGTGGATGGACGTGAACCGTTTCCGCGAAGGCAGGAACTGGAAGCGCAACGCCCTGCGGAAATACTGCAAGGACAACTTCCTGAGCTTCCGCCGCGTGACCGAGTGGGCGAACGTCCATGACGAGTTGGGGGAGCTGCTGGTGCGTGATCTGAAGTGGAAGCTCCAGCCGCTCGAGAAGACGGTGGAAAAAGCCGCGCCCTATCCGGCGATCCATTGCGCGCTGCTGGCCGGAGCGCCGAGGCAGTTCGGCCTGTGGGACCGCGATTCTAAATCCTACAAGAGCGCTTCCGGTGGCTTCTTCGCCATCTTCCCCGGTTCCGGCCTCTTTGGTGGGAAACGCTGGGAGTGGGTGATGGGAATGGAACTCGTCGAGACCTCGCGCCTGTGGGCGAGGCGGGTGGCGCGCATCGATCCGGAGTGGGTCGAGAAGGTCGCGCCGCATTTGTGCCGCAGCCGTTATGGTGAGGCGCATTGGGACGAGGCCCAGGGTGCGGTGTATGGCAAGCAGACGGTCATTTGCGGCGGCCTGCCAATCATCGCCGGGCGGCGCGTGCACTACGGTCGTGTGGATCACAAGGCGGCCCGCCAGATCTTCCTGCGCGAGGGCCTGATGGCGGGCAAGATACGCCGCAAGGCGGAGTATCAGGACCGCATGGAGGAGTTGCGCGAGGCCATCAATGCGATCGAGCAGAAGCTGCGGCGTCCCGGGGGGCTGTGGAGCGAGGAAGCGGTGGAGGCATTCTTCGAGAAGACGATTCCATCGGAAATCGCCACCGCATCCGCTTTCAACAAATGGGCGGAAAAGAACGGGGAACGCCTGATCCTTTCTACGGCGGATGTTGTACTGGAGGATCTGGACGATCTCGGTCTGGAATCCTATCCGGACTCCATTGTGCGGGATGGCGAGGAATACACGCTCTATTACCATGCCGCGCCGGGCGAGCGGGATGACGGGGTGACGATCGGCGTTCACATCGACCAGCTCCCGCATCTGCCGGACTGGCTGCCGGCGTGGGGCGTGGGCGGGGATCTGCGCGAGCGGGTGGAGATCCTGATCCGCTCGCTGCCGAAGGACCTGCGCCGCGTGTGCCAGCCGGTGTCCGAGATGACGGACGGCTTCACTGGTCTCTGGCAGGACGCGCCGCCGGATGATTCGCTCGACAAGGTGTTGGCCGCGCATTTGCGCGAGCGGACGCGCTATCCGATCGAGCCGAAGGATTTCGATTTCAGCAAGCTGCCGCCAGAACTGATCACCAAGGTGTGGGTCTGCGATGATGAGGGCAAGGAGATGGCCTTCGGCACCGATGTGGCCGCGCTGAAGATGAAGCTGGCCGGACGTCTGAAGTCGCGCTTCGAGGCGGCGGCGAATGAATCATGGGAACGCCGCGGCATGAACGCGTGGGATGGCGAGGCGCTGCCGGTTCGCTCTGAAACCGGAGCGGGCACCGCCTATCCGGCGCTGGTGGATGAAGGTGGCGCCATCGGCGTGCGGGCGTTTTCTTCCGAAGAGGAGGCCCATCAGGCGCATCGCGGTGGCTGCGTGCGGCTGCTGCATCTCGCCCAGGCGGATCAGGTGAATCATTTGAAGAAGCGTTTCCCGCTGGGGCTCGCTGCGAAGATCGAGCTGCCACGGCTCGGTGCGGGCGGCACGGCGGTGGAGGATTTGATCGCGCTTGTCGCGGAAGGCGCGATGGGTCGCGTGCTGCCACGCTCTCCGGAGGAATTTCACAAGACGGCGCAGAACGCCCGCGGACTGTGGCACGATGGGGCGGCGAAGATCGGCCATGCGCTCGATGAGATGCTGGTGCATCTGCCGGAGATCCGGAAGTGGCTGGAGGCGCATCGCAGCAACCGTAACTATGACGAGGTGGTGCGGGATGTGGACGAGGAGCTTTCGTGGTTGTTCCGCGGACGCTTTGCCTGGCGTGCGGGCTTCACGCGCTTCCTCGATTATCCACGCCGCCTGCGTGCGATCCGATCACGGTTGGGACGGGTGGATTCGCTGCCGCTGGTGAAGGATCTGGAGAAGATCGACCGCTTCGCGCGCTTGTGGGACCCGTGGATGAACCGGTGGTCCGCCAAGCCGGAAGACCCGCGGCTGTGGGAACATGGCTGGCAGTTGGAGGAGTTCCGCATCTCGCTGTTCGCTCCGGACGTGCCGGTGCAGGGCAAGGTTTCCGAGAAGAAGCTGGCGGAGTTTTCATGAGGAGGCGTCCGCCTATCGGCAGTATTGCCGATTGAAGCGCCACGCTGGGAACGTATGGTGCGGAGATTCTCATGAAAAACTCCCTTGGCCTCTTGTTCGCCCTCACCTTGGTGGCCCACGCCGACCCATGGAAACTGGTGTGGTCCGATGACTTCAACCGTGCCGGTGCTCCCGATCCGACGAAGTGGACGTATGAGAAGGGGTTCGTGCGCAACCAGGAACTCCAGTTCTACACGGACAACCGCCGCGAGAACGC belongs to Luteolibacter ambystomatis and includes:
- a CDS encoding SIMPL domain-containing protein — its product is MSSESAPVKSVRQVSLPFLSAVAIALGLAGSTFIAAGTWKEVRKKPEKNNIRITGSARKRIVSDLIQWSALVEAQGADRTAAYVALKGGTEKVVAFLKAQGVKAEEIQTESASITEEFDIIKEDKVLPGTNVPLRSERKESKGFKAKQVVTISSTNIPQIEKASREITTLLEQGVDVTSHDPNYYYTRLGELKLEMLAEAAKDARARAENILSSAGNTGVGKLVYADMGIININAANSTETSNEGNNDTTSRDKDIITIVHAEYEVK
- the hrpA gene encoding ATP-dependent RNA helicase HrpA → MAVSHPALNYPAALPVVAHRDEIVAAIRAHPVVVVVSDTGSGKTTQLPKMVVEALGEDPRRIGCTQPRRLAAASVARRVAEELQTPLGGFVGYQVRFEEKISRETRIKFMTDGILLAETQGDRSLKQYGALILDEAHERSLNIDFLLGYLKGLLETRKDLKLVISSATLDAGSFSEFFGGCPVIEAPGRTFPVEEFSLPGDEDEELSSHVVRGVEWLNGIDPRGDVLVFLPGEREIRECADALSGQRYPNTEILPLFARLGLADQQKVFNPGRQRRIILATNVAETSLTIPGIVCVIDSGLARISRWSPGRGVQRLQIEPVSQASARQRKGRCGRVREGICVRLYDDSDLADRPEFNDPEIRRSSLAGVILRMKSLGLPPIEEFPFLDPPAPKAISEGYRTLREVGALDDDKELTEAGRQMARLPVDPRLGRMLLEAREENCLAEILPIVSGLESNDPRERPPEKAKEADQAHARWKDHQSDFIGMLRLWMDVNRFREGRNWKRNALRKYCKDNFLSFRRVTEWANVHDELGELLVRDLKWKLQPLEKTVEKAAPYPAIHCALLAGAPRQFGLWDRDSKSYKSASGGFFAIFPGSGLFGGKRWEWVMGMELVETSRLWARRVARIDPEWVEKVAPHLCRSRYGEAHWDEAQGAVYGKQTVICGGLPIIAGRRVHYGRVDHKAARQIFLREGLMAGKIRRKAEYQDRMEELREAINAIEQKLRRPGGLWSEEAVEAFFEKTIPSEIATASAFNKWAEKNGERLILSTADVVLEDLDDLGLESYPDSIVRDGEEYTLYYHAAPGERDDGVTIGVHIDQLPHLPDWLPAWGVGGDLRERVEILIRSLPKDLRRVCQPVSEMTDGFTGLWQDAPPDDSLDKVLAAHLRERTRYPIEPKDFDFSKLPPELITKVWVCDDEGKEMAFGTDVAALKMKLAGRLKSRFEAAANESWERRGMNAWDGEALPVRSETGAGTAYPALVDEGGAIGVRAFSSEEEAHQAHRGGCVRLLHLAQADQVNHLKKRFPLGLAAKIELPRLGAGGTAVEDLIALVAEGAMGRVLPRSPEEFHKTAQNARGLWHDGAAKIGHALDEMLVHLPEIRKWLEAHRSNRNYDEVVRDVDEELSWLFRGRFAWRAGFTRFLDYPRRLRAIRSRLGRVDSLPLVKDLEKIDRFARLWDPWMNRWSAKPEDPRLWEHGWQLEEFRISLFAPDVPVQGKVSEKKLAEFS
- a CDS encoding FUSC family protein codes for the protein MIGGKASPVAWKTLSRVLVPFQPSRRSIAFASRAVAASVLALGAVLALGYKEIAWAPITVWVLALPRRSMVLTKSLYRVLGTLIGAGMAFLMLPLESQPLLFMLLMSAWVALCAGTANLFRNYQAYVAQLAGFTAPIVAVLVYGHLGSIQEIAKERVVCVLLGIAASAVVTLLFSKRIQPRDVEIEARALAKQGVAWSAKVLEKTSPEPLAYNHGLLAQIADLNSFCENAAIESSAIRQRLGAIRRLVSAVLALVSSTRAVERLNAPADLERRGKAVRLLRAAAELIGKDDIPSGQAIAFRHLMPTDAVADDPAHAVETAWKRDRLEEIADGLDRIAAELDVIRTGPKTRHSAPPLVFHRDWAKAFSTGWRTLLACLVTGGLWIGLGWHGGAVAFIFTALATSIFGNHPLPTAGMRRFSIGVSAAAITFILWKALPFSATAGFSTTLGVVIALTFLGAIALANNVQPGMDYNANVSQLMLGPSAAATGAVAALFSGLDLLAGLGIAYAAFAWTADREARRGARLATSILADTRRLAQGRWQPHRHKWEATLYDRLYQSGLASAGSKACGDGLRHCLLGLDMGLEILRLRGLLGADSLNSSERPIVQDALRLLGGEIPDSQPLPFLELDALATRLTAESPGAATSSRYQAIGAMLAISRCLEQWRTPEPAGASHA
- a CDS encoding Gfo/Idh/MocA family protein, with translation MNTTQRRGFLKFLGGISASFAALPTLVAAADSANAPSRRSGAKYMGDFAAPKLDKVKVAIIGVGARGSGHASQLATIEGVDFVGICDLREDQVKKAEVKVKAKGHSPKLYGKNEDDWKRMLTETRPDAVFIATPWDHHAPMCIEAMKSGAHAFTEVPMAYTLKDLWDIIDTSEQTGRHCMMMENVNYGREELIYLNMVRQGVIGELLHGEAAYIHELRGQMEGGDSTGSWRTFQYAKRNGNLYPTHGLGPVAQYMNLARGEDNFGRLVSFSSPAKGRALYAQKSTKLSNPEFKNLKFEGGDINTSIIKTALGRTIMVQWDETSPRPYSRHNLIQGTKGTLAGFPNRMAIEGVTKTYHEWAQDLEDKDGKPVEGAQFWEEIASKYEHPYFKRMGELGKKMGGHGGMDFLMLYRIIECLRKGEALDQNVYEGAYWSAVGPLSEKSVAEDGSSQAFPDFTRGNWKTTKPLGIIA